A window of the Tripterygium wilfordii isolate XIE 37 chromosome 12, ASM1340144v1, whole genome shotgun sequence genome harbors these coding sequences:
- the LOC120011532 gene encoding peamaclein-like, which yields MKKSVVPVLPTLLLLSLLFLYSFFEVTMAGSGFCDGKCKVRCSKAGLQERCLKYCGICCEKCKCVPSGTYGNKHECSCYRNFKNSKGKPKCP from the exons ATGAAGAAGTCAGTAGTACCAGTACTTCCAACTCTGTTGCTCCTGTCTCTCCTCTTCCTCTACTCTTTCTTTGAGGTCACAATGGCTGGTTCAG GTTTCTGTGACGGAAAGTGCAAGGTGAGGTGCTCAAAAGCAGGGCTTCAGGAGCGGTGCCTCAAGTACTGCGGAATCTGCTGTGAAAAATGCAAGTGCGTGCCATCTGGGACTTATGGAAACAAGCATGAGTGCAGCTGCTACAGAAACTTCAAGAACTCTAAGGGCAAGCCCAAGTGCCCTTAa